The window CTGCCGTCATTTTTAACCCACAATCAATGAAATTAAATTTACGGGAGATTTTGGGGATATATTTATCAAATAATTCACCGTTATTTATAACTTCCGGATAAAATGACCCTTTATTCAGCAGGTAGTTCACTTCAGTAATAGTTTTAATACCTTGTAAGACATCTTCAATTTTTTGAAAAAACTCTATAACTTTATTTGAGTTATCGCTTCTTATACTTCCTTCCAAATGAGCGTGAGAAGGTAATATGTTTATAGCGTTTCCTGCCATTACTTTTCCGATTCCTATAACAAAGGGATCCATAGGATTTCTAGGGATTTTATCTATAGAATCTAAGAATGTTCTAAGGGCATTTAACGCATTTTTTGATTTATGAGGGAAGGCAAGGTGGGCTGAAACTCCTTCAAAATCAATAAAAATCTCTAAAGAAGAAGCAAAAAGAATGCCTCTGGTAGTAGCTATAGACCCAAGTGGGTATTCATCAGTAACATGCAGGGCAAAAGCACTTTTAATATTATATCTATCAAGAACTTTGCTTTTTAAAATTCTTTCTGCCCCACCTTTAGATTCCTCTGCCGGTTGGAATAAAAAAATGATATTTTCTTTAACCTTATTTTTCACAACGTTAAGCAAAACCCCGTATAAAATAGCTGTATGAACATCATGTCCACAGGCATGCATATAATCGTTTTTTGAGGCAAACTCAACATTTGTTTCTTCTTTTATATTTAATGCGTCTATATCAGCTCTAAAAAGCAAAAAATCTCTATTTAAATTGTTTCCGTTATATTCTACTATTAATCCTGTTTCTAAAGGCTTGATAATCTTTAAATCAAGATCGTACTTTTTTGATATCTCGGATATATTATTTTCTAATAATTTTGTAGTTTCGTACTCTTTTAAAGATAATTCGGGATTTTGATGTATTTTATGTCTCAATTCATAGGGTTCAAGAATCACTTAAAATCATCTCCAATTTCTCTAACATTACTTCAATATCATCATATTTAATGTTTAAAGGAGGGAGTATTCTAATAATCTTGTTTTTTAGAACATTTAATAATATACCCTCATTGAACCCTTTTTCTTTAATAGAAGTATCTTCATCTTTTAATTCAATTCCAATCATTAGACCTTTTCCTCTGATTTCTTTTACTTTGGATAACTTTTTACTACATAAAGATTTTACTATGTAATCGCCTTTTTCTTGAACGTCAGTTAGCAAATCAGGCATATTTTCCAAAACAAATTTTGCCCCAGCTAAAGAAACAGGATTAGGTGCAAAAGTAGACCCATGCTCTCCTTTTTCAAATGCTTGAGAAAGGTTCTCAAGAAATATTGTTGCCCCTAAAGGTAAACCACCGCCAATTGATTTACCTATTGTAATGATATTAGGAGTTAATCCATAATGTTGGTAAGAAAATACTCTTCCTGTTCTTCCCAACCCAGCTTGAATTTCATCACAAACTAAGATGAAATTATATTTCTTTTTATAGTTTTCTAATTCTTTTGCAAAGTTCAAATCTATAGGAAGTACCCCGCCAGATCCAAGAATTGCTTCAACAAAAACAGCTAGAGTTTCCTCGCCGAATAACTCAAAATATTTGTTTAAATCTTCAAAATCATTGAATTTTAATTGAACCGTGTTAGGTAATAACGGATCAAAAGGTTCTCTTAAGTTCTTAAATCCATTTATTGAAAGAGCTCCCAAAGTTCTTCCATGAAATGCATTTTCAAAATAAACAATCTTGTTTCGTTTAGAATTGGCTCTTTTTTTGATCGCTTTTAAAGCAGCCTCAGTTGCCTCTGTTCCTGAATTAGTAAAATAAACCGTTCCATTTTTTCCTGTAAAACTTTCCAATTTTTCAGCAACCCAAATAGCATCATTATCTAAAAAGAAATTAGATAGATGTGTGTATTTTTCCATTTTTTCATGTAGGGTTTTCAATAACGGTTTATAAGAGTGTCCAAAAGACATTACACCAATTCCTGAAAAGGTATCAAAAAATTTTCTCTCAGACTTATCATAAATATAACATCCTTCAGCATGATCAATAGTTATAGGAAATGTTTCGTACATTTTTAATAAACTCATAATTCAAACTCCTTCATTAAGCTGTCAACAGCTATATTTTTGTATTGTGTGGGAACTAAACAGGATATTTTAATTTCAGAAGTAGTAACCAAAAATATAGGAATATCTTTCATAGCTTTAAAAAAGCGTGAAGCTACTCCCCTAGCTTTTCGCATACCTATTCCAACAACGGAAATTTTCACAAGATTATTCCTATATTCTATATTTTTATTATTTTCAAAGATCAAGGTTTCTTTCAAATATTCTTGGAAATTATCAAGTTTACTTTCTATTATACTGAATGAAAGATCTATTTTATCACCTTTCTTTATAATCGAGATCATATCTACATTTAAGTGATTTATAGCGGCAACTTCGAATATTTTGTTTACTGTAAAGCTTGAATCGGGTAATTCTGTTATTGTTACCTGCATCTGTTCTTCGTCCAAACTTAAGCCTGTTACTACAGGTTCTTCCAAATAGTTATTATATTCTCCCACTACGTAACTTCCCTCCTCATCTGAAAAAGATGATGCACAATATATTTGTACATTAAACTTTTTAGCTATTTCAACAGATCTTGAATGAAGAACTTTTGCTCCTAAGGCAGCCATTTCTAGAATTTCGTCATAGGTAACAAACTTCAATTTTTTGGCTTCAGGATAAATATTTGGATCAGTGGTATATATTCCTGCATAATTACTGTAAATCTCACAAGGAATCCTTAAAGATGCTGCTAACGCTACAGCTGAGGTATCGGAACCACCTCTACCCAATGTAGTTATCTCACCTTCTTCTGTAATACCTTGAAAACCTGTTATAACAAGTACTTCGTTGTTTATAAGGTTTTTGTAAATCAACTCTTTATTTATTTTTTTAATCTGTGCGTCATTATAATCGTTTGTGGTTAATAATTGAAGTTGAAAAGCGTTCAAAGATTTAGATTTTATTCCCTTTTCGTTTAAAATCATAGATAACAATGAAGCGCTTATTTGTTCGCCTGTTGATAAGAGCATATCCATCTCACGAGGAGTAGGATCTTTCACAACTTCTTTGGCTAGTTTCAACAATCTGTTTGTTGTATCTCCCATGGCAGATACAACCGCTATTACTTTATACCCCTTTTTTATCTTGTTTTCGATTCTTTTTGCGACATTTCTTAGCCTTTCTGAATCAGATAAAGAACTTCCCCCATATTTTTGCACAACCAATTTCATTATACAGTTCACCCCGGAATAATATTATTAGATAAATAAGAAAATTATTTTAATTTTCTTAAACCTTCTATTAATTGAGTCTTTCCTTTGGTTTTTTCATCAACTTTTTTTATAAATTTACCTGGAACACCTGCAATTACAGAATAAGGTTCAACATCAGAAATTACAACTGATCCAGCTCCTATTATAGAACCTTTACCTATCTTTACACCTTCTAAAATTACCGCATTAGCTCCAACTAAAACATCATCTTCGATTATTACAGGCTGTGCACTTGGTGGTTCTATTACTCCCGCTATAACAGCTCCAGCACCTATATGGCAATTTTTTCCGATTTGTGCCCTTCCTCCTATCACAGCGTTCATGTCAATCATAGTGTTTTCTTTTATACTAGCTCCTATATTTATAACCGCTCCCATCATAATGACACAACCGTCTCCAATTTCAACCATATCTCTAATAGTAGCCCCCGGTTCAATTCTTGCGTTATATTTTGATAAATCAGCTAAGGCAATTGCTGAATTTCTTCTATCTCTTTCAATCCTATAATTTAAAATATTATCTTTATTTCTTTTATAAAATCGAACGAATTCTTCTTCTTCACAAAACAAAATACCAAATTTCTTATTTCCATAAAATTCAAGATTATTAAAATCTATATCTTTTAGTTTGCCTTTAATATAGACCTTTATTGGGTTCTTTTTCTTAGAGTTAGCAATCAAGTTTATTACATCTTGTGTATTCACAAAATATCCTCCTCGTAGAATTTTGGATTTTTATCAAATAATATCAGAAAAAGTATAAAAGCCATTGTCTTTATTCATGACAAATTCTGCTGATTTTAAAACTCCTTCTGCAAAGGCTCTTCTTGATAAAGCCCTGTGAGATATACTTAAAACTTCCCCAAGATTTGACAGGTATATAGTATGATCTCCTGGAACGTTTCCCAATCTTAGTGAACTGATTGGAACGTCTTTTCCGCATCTTTCTTTTAACATCTTAGCTGTTCCTGATGGTTTATCTTTTTTAAATCTATGATGGGTTTCTGTAATTTCAACATCCCAACCATTTGTGCTATCTTTCAAAACATCTATCATTTTAAGAAATAATTGAATTCCTATGGAAAAATTATAACTTTGAACAACTGGAACATTTTTCGCTAAATTTTTTAATGTATATATTTGATTATCTGATAACCCAGTGGTTCCAATGATCAAAGGAACGTTGAATTTTTTTACATAATTAACCGTTTTTTCAAACACCTCTGGTAAAGAGAAATCTATCAATATTTCGGGAACTTCTTTTGAGAACTCTCCATCTTTATCGTATCCCCACACAAGTTGGTTCCCATTTTCTTCAAATAACTGACTAATCTCTTTTCCCATCCTCCCCTTGTAGCCAATTATTCCATATTTCATAATAATTCCAACCTTTCTAATTCTTCTTTTAGAAGATTTTCTGTTTCTTTTGTGGCTTTTACTAAAGGTAACCTTAAAACATTTTCACACAAATTGAGTAAAGACGCCGCACATTTAACAGGAATAGGGTTGACTTCTTTGAATAATAGTTTGTTAAGTTTCATATATTTGTTATTCAGTTCTCTTGCCTTATCATAGTTATTGTTTAGTATTGCATGAGTCATTTCTGAATAAGCTTTAGGTACAACATTAGATGCGACTGATATTACCCCGTTTCCACCCATAGCCATTATTGGTAAAACTTGATCGTCATTTCCAGAAAAAACTTTTAGAGTATCAGGTTTTATAGAAAACAGTTCAGCTATTTGTTGTATATTACCGCTTGCTTCTTTTATTCCTATAACATTTTTACATTCTTCATGTATTTCTACAGCCGTTTCTGGAAGTATATTCATACCAGTTCTTGATGGAACATTGTACATAATTATTGGTAATTCTGTTCTTTCAGAAATATATTTAAAATATTCTACCAATCCTTTTTGAGTGCTTTTGTTATAATATGGAGTTACTATTAATAATCCATCAGCTCCAGATTTTTCCGCCATTTTGTTGAATTTTAAAACATGATTAACGTTGTTGGTTCCAGTTCCAACTATTACCGGTACCCTTTTGTTGTTAACTTCTATTACTGTATCAACAATTTTTTGTCTTTCCTCTTCTTCTATCGCTGGAGCTTCACCGGTAGTTCCTAAAACGACTAAACTATCAACACCGTTTTCAATTTGGTAATCAACAAATGTTTTCAGACTGTTATAATTGACATTTTTATTCTGATCAAATGGTGTTATCATAGCTGTTCCTACACCTTTAAACATATATAGATCCTCCTTTGACTTTATTTAATATTTTAAAAATTTAGAGTTGAAAAGTAATCATCAATTGTTTCAGCACGTCTAATCATCTTAAATTTTCTATCTGAAGTAAAAAGATACTCAGCTGATCTTAATTTTCCATTATAATTAAATCCCATTGAATGTCCATGAGCACCGACATCATGAAAAACTAATATATCTCCTGATTCTAGTTTTGGTAGCGCTCTGTCAACAGCCAACTTATCGTTGTTTTCACACAAAGAACCTACAACATCGTAAGTCTCATTTTCATCTTCAAATTTCTTATTTAGAACGGTTATATGGTGATATGCTTTGTACATGGCAGGTCTTAATAGATTCGCTGAGTTAGCATCTATTCCTACATACTTTTTAAATGAATCCTTTATGTGGAAAACTTTTGTTACTAAATATCCATTAGGTCCACTAATATATCTTCCATGTTCCATATAAATTTTAGGAGGGTTTAAACCGTTATTTATCAATATCTCTTCGTATAGTTTCTTTATCTCTTGAGATATATAATATATATCCAATTCCTCTTCATCCGGCTTATATGGAATACCAAATCCTCCGCCAAGATCTATAAAATCAAGATCAATCCCAAGTTCTTTTTTTATTTCAAAGGCTGTGTTAAAAAGAAATTTTGCTACCATAATAATGTTTCGAGGGTTCAATTCGTTAGAAACAAGCATTGCATGCAATCCAAACTTTTTTACACCATGTTTTTGAAGCAGCTTATATCCCTTTATTAAATCACTTTTTGGAACACCAAATTTTGATTCTTCTAAATTACCTATTATTTCATTTCCAAAGTCTCCGCCGGGATTATATCTAATAGAAACTAATTCTGGAAGATAAAGTCTTTCTTTTAAAATGTTTATATGCCCTATATCGTCTAAATTCAATACGGCGTTTAAAGATAAAGCTTTTTCATACTCGCTTAAAGGGGTGTCGTTTGAAGTAAATAAAATGTCTTCATTTTTAAATCCCGCTTTCTGTGCTAAAACTAACTCTGCCATGGAACTGCAATCAACCCCACAGCCTTCTTCTTTTGTTATTTGTAAGATAAAAGGATTAGGAGTTGCCTTTACAGCAAAGTATTCCTTAAAATTCGCCCAAGAAAAAGCTTCTTTTAATTTTTTAATTCTATTTCTAATACCTGCTTCGTCGTATACATAAAAAGGAGTTCGAGTATTTTCTAAAAAATCAAGAATTTCTTGTTCTGTAAAAGGTAATTCTTTTTTCAAAGTGAGCACCCCTATTTTTTATTTAGTTCTTTGTGTTTTTTTAGTATTCTAATAGCGTTTGTTGCGGCCCCAACCCTTATATTATCAGCAACAACCCACATTAAAAATGTTTTTTCTTGAGGTTTTCTAACTCTTGAAACGAAAGTAGTATCCGTACCTGCAACCTCTAAAGGAGTAAGTTTCTCATCTGTATATTCAACATTAGGTGTAATCTTAATCAGGTTTATTATTTCATCTTTTTCGGCATCAATTTTAGTTTTTACCAATATCGATTCTGAATGCCCATAAAGAACAGGAACCCTCACTGTTGTAGGAAATATTCTTATCTCATTGTTTGAAAAGATCTTTCTGGTTTCTTTTATCATCTTTTCTTCTTCAAAGGTAAAACTATTGTCAAGATCTGATCCTATTATTGGAATTACATTATTTTTTATAACTTTCGGGAAATGATTTACTGAGTTTATTCCTTTTTCTTGATTTAACAGCTCTGTTATGCCTTTATTCCCTGCTCCTGATACTGCTTGATATGTTGAAACAACGATTTCTTCTATACCTAATTTTTGATTTATACCGTTTAATGCCAAAACCATTTGTATAGTTGAACAATTTGGATTAGCGATTATCCCTTTGTAACCTTTCAAAAGGTCTCCATTTATCTCAGGAACAACAAGTGGAACATTATTGTACATTCTAAATTGTGAAGAATTATCTATAACAGTATTGTCAGCATTTTGAGCAAGAGGGGCATATATTTTTGATACATCTGAACCCGCAGAGAAAAACAAGTAATCAAATCTTTCTGTCATGTTTCTTTCTTT of the Petrotoga sp. 9PW.55.5.1 genome contains:
- a CDS encoding amidohydrolase; the protein is MILEPYELRHKIHQNPELSLKEYETTKLLENNISEISKKYDLDLKIIKPLETGLIVEYNGNNLNRDFLLFRADIDALNIKEETNVEFASKNDYMHACGHDVHTAILYGVLLNVVKNKVKENIIFLFQPAEESKGGAERILKSKVLDRYNIKSAFALHVTDEYPLGSIATTRGILFASSLEIFIDFEGVSAHLAFPHKSKNALNALRTFLDSIDKIPRNPMDPFVIGIGKVMAGNAINILPSHAHLEGSIRSDNSNKVIEFFQKIEDVLQGIKTITEVNYLLNKGSFYPEVINNGELFDKYIPKISRKFNFIDCGLKMTAEDFGFISKQYPSLMCWLGTSKGEYYGIHNPKFLPSDEVIDLGIELFETFMS
- a CDS encoding aspartate aminotransferase family protein codes for the protein MSLLKMYETFPITIDHAEGCYIYDKSERKFFDTFSGIGVMSFGHSYKPLLKTLHEKMEKYTHLSNFFLDNDAIWVAEKLESFTGKNGTVYFTNSGTEATEAALKAIKKRANSKRNKIVYFENAFHGRTLGALSINGFKNLREPFDPLLPNTVQLKFNDFEDLNKYFELFGEETLAVFVEAILGSGGVLPIDLNFAKELENYKKKYNFILVCDEIQAGLGRTGRVFSYQHYGLTPNIITIGKSIGGGLPLGATIFLENLSQAFEKGEHGSTFAPNPVSLAGAKFVLENMPDLLTDVQEKGDYIVKSLCSKKLSKVKEIRGKGLMIGIELKDEDTSIKEKGFNEGILLNVLKNKIIRILPPLNIKYDDIEVMLEKLEMILSDS
- a CDS encoding aspartate kinase gives rise to the protein MKLVVQKYGGSSLSDSERLRNVAKRIENKIKKGYKVIAVVSAMGDTTNRLLKLAKEVVKDPTPREMDMLLSTGEQISASLLSMILNEKGIKSKSLNAFQLQLLTTNDYNDAQIKKINKELIYKNLINNEVLVITGFQGITEEGEITTLGRGGSDTSAVALAASLRIPCEIYSNYAGIYTTDPNIYPEAKKLKFVTYDEILEMAALGAKVLHSRSVEIAKKFNVQIYCASSFSDEEGSYVVGEYNNYLEEPVVTGLSLDEEQMQVTITELPDSSFTVNKIFEVAAINHLNVDMISIIKKGDKIDLSFSIIESKLDNFQEYLKETLIFENNKNIEYRNNLVKISVVGIGMRKARGVASRFFKAMKDIPIFLVTTSEIKISCLVPTQYKNIAVDSLMKEFEL
- the dapD gene encoding 2,3,4,5-tetrahydropyridine-2,6-dicarboxylate N-acetyltransferase produces the protein MNTQDVINLIANSKKKNPIKVYIKGKLKDIDFNNLEFYGNKKFGILFCEEEEFVRFYKRNKDNILNYRIERDRRNSAIALADLSKYNARIEPGATIRDMVEIGDGCVIMMGAVINIGASIKENTMIDMNAVIGGRAQIGKNCHIGAGAVIAGVIEPPSAQPVIIEDDVLVGANAVILEGVKIGKGSIIGAGSVVISDVEPYSVIAGVPGKFIKKVDEKTKGKTQLIEGLRKLK
- a CDS encoding 4-hydroxy-tetrahydrodipicolinate reductase, with amino-acid sequence MKYGIIGYKGRMGKEISQLFEENGNQLVWGYDKDGEFSKEVPEILIDFSLPEVFEKTVNYVKKFNVPLIIGTTGLSDNQIYTLKNLAKNVPVVQSYNFSIGIQLFLKMIDVLKDSTNGWDVEITETHHRFKKDKPSGTAKMLKERCGKDVPISSLRLGNVPGDHTIYLSNLGEVLSISHRALSRRAFAEGVLKSAEFVMNKDNGFYTFSDII
- the dapA gene encoding 4-hydroxy-tetrahydrodipicolinate synthase, translating into MFKGVGTAMITPFDQNKNVNYNSLKTFVDYQIENGVDSLVVLGTTGEAPAIEEEERQKIVDTVIEVNNKRVPVIVGTGTNNVNHVLKFNKMAEKSGADGLLIVTPYYNKSTQKGLVEYFKYISERTELPIIMYNVPSRTGMNILPETAVEIHEECKNVIGIKEASGNIQQIAELFSIKPDTLKVFSGNDDQVLPIMAMGGNGVISVASNVVPKAYSEMTHAILNNNYDKARELNNKYMKLNKLLFKEVNPIPVKCAASLLNLCENVLRLPLVKATKETENLLKEELERLELL
- the lysA gene encoding diaminopimelate decarboxylase; the encoded protein is MLTLKKELPFTEQEILDFLENTRTPFYVYDEAGIRNRIKKLKEAFSWANFKEYFAVKATPNPFILQITKEEGCGVDCSSMAELVLAQKAGFKNEDILFTSNDTPLSEYEKALSLNAVLNLDDIGHINILKERLYLPELVSIRYNPGGDFGNEIIGNLEESKFGVPKSDLIKGYKLLQKHGVKKFGLHAMLVSNELNPRNIIMVAKFLFNTAFEIKKELGIDLDFIDLGGGFGIPYKPDEEELDIYYISQEIKKLYEEILINNGLNPPKIYMEHGRYISGPNGYLVTKVFHIKDSFKKYVGIDANSANLLRPAMYKAYHHITVLNKKFEDENETYDVVGSLCENNDKLAVDRALPKLESGDILVFHDVGAHGHSMGFNYNGKLRSAEYLFTSDRKFKMIRRAETIDDYFSTLNF
- a CDS encoding aspartate-semialdehyde dehydrogenase; its protein translation is MKIGVVGATGEVGRTFLKLFEEYKMLNEITELRLFASERSKGQKVKVGSDEIIVEELKERNMTERFDYLFFSAGSDVSKIYAPLAQNADNTVIDNSSQFRMYNNVPLVVPEINGDLLKGYKGIIANPNCSTIQMVLALNGINQKLGIEEIVVSTYQAVSGAGNKGITELLNQEKGINSVNHFPKVIKNNVIPIIGSDLDNSFTFEEEKMIKETRKIFSNNEIRIFPTTVRVPVLYGHSESILVKTKIDAEKDEIINLIKITPNVEYTDEKLTPLEVAGTDTTFVSRVRKPQEKTFLMWVVADNIRVGAATNAIRILKKHKELNKK